In one window of Megalopta genalis isolate 19385.01 chromosome 8, iyMegGena1_principal, whole genome shotgun sequence DNA:
- the LOC117227805 gene encoding uncharacterized protein LOC117227805: MAMLALILLLSTSLVQGDGKSNDPNDEPFLPIFPVYPYNPKLIKRGVDRDGNIAQLSPELYAPKLDAKDSYTSSYTANYPRDPYYPSYNPYPKASTASGYSYYGSLPYSYPSTSSYPAYSGYNTYSTPYPMPPSYTAMPYSTPYPNYYYQPPYYYPNYYSQPMYGPPPLPPAGADYPGDPYTDQESEKIAKKKPSGEKRYKSNEEQDSSNSQYIDGGNYISGSSKDLDSQPSTYKSSSPQNQLEQVTDIHIKSIPLPAPKTTYRVVSVAGQPVGPDYPLPAPYVKAQQLEELMSQTWAKVLAQNLQSAAQYSGNDGNKNAERGQIKDQSRDRYVSVPNVIAKTGLAYVVNPNIVGKLNLANAASQIAQAPTTHLKSINYPPPVAGVYTAVEKPTKDQSDSGEYDNYNDGSSSSQAASQDYEGSQNEKQQSYEAEQSYQGQNFVTVQTPQGYGYQYTGSYPAQSGQQPYKNNLDDVNFGSKTKKG; encoded by the exons ATGGCGATGCTG GCGCTGATTCTACTACTCTCGACGAGCCTGGTCCAAGGTGACGGGAAGAGCAACGACCCGAACGACGAGCCGTTTCTCCCGATATTCCCCGTGTACCCTTACAACCCTAAGCTGATCAAGCGAGGCGTCGACAGGGACGGAAATATCGCGCAATTGTCACCGGAGTTGTACGCGCCGAAACTGGACGCTAAAGACTCCTACACTTCGAGCTACACCGCGAACTACCCTCGCGATCCTTACTACCCCAGCTACAACCCCTACCCAAAGGCGTCCACCGCGTCCGGCTACTCTTATTACGGCTCTCTTCCGTACTCTTACCCGAGTACAAGCTCGTATCCAGCGTACAGCGGCTACAACACGTACTCCACGCCATATCCGATGCCGCCTTCTTACACGGCGATGCCGTACTCGACGCCCTACCCTAATTACTACTACCAGCCGCCCTACTATTACCCGAACTACTACTCCCAGCCGATGTACGGACCGCCCCCGCTGCCACCGGCCGGCGCGGACTACCCCGGCGATCCTTATACCGACCAAGAAAGCGAGAAGATCGCGAAGAAGAAGCCGTCCGGCGAGAAAAGGTACAAGAGCAACGAGGAGCAAGACTCGTCGAACAGCCAGTACATCGACGGAGGAAATTACATCTCGGGCAGCTCGAAGGACCTGGACAGCCAGCCGAGCACCTACAAATCCAGCAGCCCGCAGAACCAGCTGGAACAAGTGACCGACATCCACATCAAAAGCATCCCTCTCCCGGCGCCCAAGACCACCTACAGGGTGGTCAGCGTCGCGGGCCAGCCCGTGGGCCCGGACTACCCTCTGCCAGCGCCCTACGTCAAGGCGCAACAGCTTGAAGAGCTGATGAGCCAGACCTGGGCGAAGGTGCTGGCTCAGAACCTGCAATCGGCCGCACAGTATTCGGGGAACGACGGCAACAAGAACGCCGAAAGGGGTCAGATCAAGGATCAGAGCAGGGATCGGTACGTCTCCGTGCCCAACGTGATCGCGAAGACCGGGCTGGCGTACGTCGTGAATCCAAACATCGTCGGCAAGCTGAACCTGGCGAATGCCGCTAGTCAGATCGCACAGGCGCCGACGACCCACTTGAAGAGCATCAATTATCCGCCGCCGGTCGCCGGGGTTTACACCGCGGTCGAGAAGCCGACGAAGGATCAGTCGGACTCGGGCGAGTACGATAACTATAACGACGGCTCGTCGTCTTCTCAGGCGGCGTCCCAGGATTACGAGGGCTCCCAGAACGAGAAGCAGCAGAGCTACGAGGCCGAGCAGTCTTATCAGGGCCAGAACTTCGTGACGGTGCAGACGCCCCAAGGTTACGGCTACCAGTACACCGGAAGCTATCCGGCGCAGAGCGGCCAGCAACCGTACAAGAACAACCTGGACGACGTGAACTTCGGCAGCAAGACGAAGAAAGGGTAG
- the LOC117227804 gene encoding uncharacterized protein LOC117227804: MRSSIFLGLMVLAVSAVTCRETRGEKRQFRVQLKGKRGVNDYSGGYSSSGGGGGGGGGGSSYSSPLISSGYSGGGSFGGYSLGQSAGIQSLQGLGGSLGHGYSLGSSGGLSLSSGLGHGLQGLSLGGQHGQASYSAPSYSSGGGGGGGIAIFTPASKNGPVTFGAAAAGAGGSGYSTPAYATGVQGLSSYSGGGSSGGISLQSMLGSHGSSYSLPASLSSSLGGSSGLSLQSYSPGSSHAVSGGLVVDSSSLGKGSSGSSGASSGGYTIPVSSGSHGASASYSLPTSSGSSGGHLSLAGSSDGASYSLPSSSGSSSYSSGGSSSYSSPSVTYSAPSSSYSSPYSGASSYPSQTVTYATGGSSGGYSGPTVTYSGSASSYSNPISSYSGSGSSYPSPSSSYSGSSAGYSAGYSAPSTSYSSSSGESQGSYSSLIPRYVGYSAAKSYDGPSSSGNKYDTISYSSPSGKY; the protein is encoded by the exons ATGCGGTCATCG ATATTCCTGGGACTGATGGTCCTCGCCGTTTCGGCGGTCACCTGCAGAGAAACTCGCGGCGAGAAACGGCAATTCCGAGTGCAGCTGAAGGGTAAACGAGGTGTCAACGACTATTCCGGCGGCTACTCGtccagcggcggcggcggcggcggaggaggaggaggatcgTCCTACAGCTCGCCGCTCATCAGCTCCGGATATTCCGGCGGAGGGTCCTTCGGAGGATATTCCTTGGGTCAGTCGGCAGGTATTCAGAGCTTGCAAGGACTTGGAGGCTCCCTGGGACACGGATACTCCTTGGGATCGTCCGGAGGACTTAGCCTGAGCTCCGGCCTCGGCCACGGCCTCCAGGGCTTGTCCTTGGGCGGACAGCACGGCCAGGCATCGTATTCCGCTCCCAGCTATTCCtccggcggcggcggaggcgggGGCATCGCGATATTCACCCCGGCATCGAAGAACGGACCGGTCACCTTCGGAGCAGCGGCTGCAGGCGCGGGTGGTTCCGGTTATTCGACACCAGCCTACGCGACGGGAGTTCAAGGACTGTCGTCTTACAGCGGAGGCGGATCCTCCGGCGGAATCAGTCTCCAGTCGATGCTGGGTTCCCACGGGTCGTCCTACAGCCTGCCGGCGTCTCTGTCCTCCTCCCTGGGAGGCTCCTCGGGGCTGTCTTTGCAGTCGTACTCTCCCGGATCGTCGCATGCCGTCAGCGGAGGCTTGGTAGTAGACTCGAGCTCGCTCGGCAAAGGTTCCTCCGGGTCCAGCGGCGCGTCCAGCGGCGGTTACACCATCCCAGTATCATCAGGATCCCACGGCGCTTCGGCTAGCTACTCGCTGCCGACGTCTTCGGGGTCTTCAGGAGGCCATTTGAGCCTGGCCGGCAGCTCCGACGGAGCCAGTTATTCCCTGCCGTCGTCGTCCGGCTCGTCTTCTTACTCGTCCGGAGGCAGCTCTAGCTACTCCAGCCCCAGCGTCACCTACTCTGCTCCCAGCTCTAGTTACTCGAGCCCTTACAGCGGCGCCTCGAGCTACCCGAGCCAGACCGTCACCTACGCCACTGGCGGGTCTAGCGGCGGCTATTCCGGGCCCACGGTAACCTACTCCGGGTCCGCGTCCAGTTACTCCAATCCTATTTCCAGTTATTCCGGTTCCGGTTCCAGTTACCCCAGTCCTAGTTCCAGTTACTCAGGCTCGTCCGCCGGCTATTCCGCCGGCTATTCAGCCCCGAGCACGTCGTACAGCTCCTCGTCCGGCGAGTCCCAAGGATCCTACTCGAGCCTGATCCCGAGATACGTCGGGTACTCGGCCGCGAAGAGCTACGACGGGCCGAGCTCTTCCGGCAACAAATACGACACAATCTCGTACTCGAGTCCTAGCGGGAAATATTGA
- the LOC117227843 gene encoding uncharacterized protein LOC117227843 isoform X2, producing the protein MKFLLLASCLLVTGLLTVEAVAGVEEAAGEKPEITKLELVDLGEGESDIDAKDTEVQRKRDSGYSYKRPGGGFAAATRARFQVGQSGHRGRIVNRHPAQINRPVMKYGPPGYPSQAGPRPSPQNQQHRDKLQFPGHFGQQHSGNFDNRPGGLQEQGVPSPIRQVDFVEPSPIASQNNEPFASHAANYLPPQNQKLPGYAQQQPFSPIQSPANNGPEQLVNFQSQSLVQPQPEFSDATVFLTQNAQAIQQLYGAPANEQDFAPNDAPFPGQTNQVPSPLGQFENFESSSQNPLGFPGSLPSYASGTLSAQETLEQIQSLEKDRLIIQLQRALASQTQVQNADAAGRYAQNQPGFVQSQDLLASLGQRMKIHGTTVGPVLPLNYGVSSTTTRPPPTSVTTSTTSTQPPQATKGDGTTPLGSVEPATTLSPTAAVPVYAGFVPTLISGTSFVSNVPTYGPGFFAPGAVGVVQPSGSSPTHFGLPIPTNPRPVLGSVPSTVTSSSPSTPSSSSTPSTSRPSVPSSPPVNPAPLPVHPIAAPLHPVVTQLHPVASLQPILPAVPAQAHHPVQSPSAAHPTYGVQSPVINPFLYKPVKPVYPLYYYPNVAYQLQKPAALPTYPWSYAPTYATQAKPAQIWK; encoded by the exons ATGAAGTTTCTTCTTCTG GCGAGCTGCTTGCTGGTTACGGGCTTATTAACGGTCGAGGCCGTGGCCGGCGTCGAGGAGGCGGCCGGGGAGAAGCCGGAGATCACAAAGCTGGAGCTGGTGGATCTcggcgagggagaaagcgaTATCGATGCGAAAGACACGGAAGTACAAAGGAAGAGGGACTCGGGTTATTCGTATAAGAGGCCGGGGGGCGGCTTCGCGGCGGCCACAAGAGCGCGCTTCCAAGTCGGACAATCCGGGCACAGAGGGCGCATCGTGAACAGACATCCCGCCCAAATAAACAGACCGGTTATGAAGTATGGGCCGCCCGGCTATCCGAGCCAAGCCGGGCCGAGGCCGTCTCCTCAGAATCAACAGCACCGAGATAAATTACAATTCCCCGGTCATTTCGGGCAGCAACATTCGGGCAACTTCGACAATCGGCCGGGCGGCTTGCAGGAGCAGGGCGTGCCGAGTCCAATTAGGCAGGTCGACTTCGTGGAGCCGAGTCCGATAGCCAGTCAGAACAACGAACCCTTCGCGTCGCACGCGGCGAACTACCTGCCGCCCCAGAACCAGAAGCTACCCGGCTACGCGCAGCAACAACCCTTCTCCCCGATACAAAGTCCCGCGAACAACGGCCCGGAACAGTTGGTCAATTTCCAAAGTCAGAGCCTGGTGCAGCCGCAGCCGGAGTTCTCGGACGCGACCGTTTTCTTGACGCAGAACGCGCAAGCGATACAACAATTGTACGGGGCGCCAGCGAACGAGCAAGACTTCGCCCCAAACGATGCCCCGTTCCCAGGGCAGACGAACCAAGTGCCGTCCCCGCTCGGCCAGTTCGAAAATTTCGAGAGCAGCTCCCAGAACCCCCTGGGCTTCCCCGGCTCCCTGCCGTCTTACGCATCCGGCACCCTGAGCGCCCAGGAAACCCTGGAGCAGATTCAGTCGCTCGAAAAGGACCGGCTGATCATCCAGCTGCAACGGGCGCTCGCCAGCCAGACTCAGGTCCAAAACGCGGACGCAGCCGGAAGGTACGCTCAAAATCAGCCGGGCTTCGTTCAGAGTCAAGATCTTCTGGCTTCCCTCGGACAGCGAATGAAGATTCACG GGACAACGGTCGGTCCGGTGTTACCGCTTAACTACGGAGTATCGAGCACAACAACCCGGCCGCCCCCGACCTCCGTTACGACATCAACGACAAGCACGCAGCCTCCTCAGGCTACCAAAGGGGACGGGACCACACCGCTCGGCTCCGTCGAGCCAGCGACCACCTTGTCACCCACCGCAGCAGTTCCAGTTTACGCCGGCTTCGTACCGACCCTGATCTCCGGCACGAGTTTCGTGTCGAACGTGCCGACCTACGGGCCCGGCTTCTTCGCGCCCGGCGCCGTCGGCGTCGTCCAGCCGTCCGGCTCCTCGCCCACGCATTTCGGGCTGCCGATCCCGACGAACCCCAGGCCGGTCCTAGGGAGCGTACCCTCAACAGTGACCTCATCTTCTCCGTCGACTCCGTCGAGTTCTTCGACGCCTTCCACGAGCCGTCCCAGCGTCCCATCGTCCCCGCCGGTCAACCCGGCGCCTCTTCCCGTGCATCCTATCGCCGCGCCGTTGCATCCTGTCGTGACACAGCTCCATCCGGTGGCCTCTTTGCAGCCGATCCTGCCCGCCGTGCCGGCCCAAGCGCATCATCCCGTGCAGTCGCCGTCGGCGGCGCATCCGACGTACGGCGTCCAGTCACCGGTGATCAATCCGTTCCTGTACAAGCCCGTCAAACCCGTCTACCCGCTCTATTATTACCCGAACGTGGCGTACCAGCTGCAGAAGCCCGCCGCGCTGCCGACTTACCCGTGGAGCTACGCGCCGACCTACGCCACGCAAGCGAAACCGGCCCAAATATGGAAGTGA
- the LOC117227843 gene encoding uncharacterized protein LOC117227843 isoform X1 yields the protein MKFLLLASCLLVTGLLTVEAVAGVEEAAGEKPEITKLELVDLGEGESDIDAKDTEVQRKRDSGYSYKRPGGGFAAATRARFQVGQSGHRGRIVNRHPAQINRPVMKYGPPGYPSQAGPRPSPQNQQHRDKLQFPGHFGQQHSGNFDNRPGGLQEQGVPSPIRQVDFVEPSPIASQNNEPFASHAANYLPPQNQKLPGYAQQQPFSPIQSPANNGPEQLVNFQSQSLVQPQPEFSDATVFLTQNAQAIQQLYGAPANEQDFAPNDAPFPGQTNQVPSPLGQFENFESSSQNPLGFPGSLPSYASGTLSAQETLEQIQSLEKDRLIIQLQRALASQTQVQNADAAGRYAQNQPGFVQSQDLLASLGQRMKIHGLNAHPGTVTVGSGNTAFNQSPFLPGTTVGPVLPLNYGVSSTTTRPPPTSVTTSTTSTQPPQATKGDGTTPLGSVEPATTLSPTAAVPVYAGFVPTLISGTSFVSNVPTYGPGFFAPGAVGVVQPSGSSPTHFGLPIPTNPRPVLGSVPSTVTSSSPSTPSSSSTPSTSRPSVPSSPPVNPAPLPVHPIAAPLHPVVTQLHPVASLQPILPAVPAQAHHPVQSPSAAHPTYGVQSPVINPFLYKPVKPVYPLYYYPNVAYQLQKPAALPTYPWSYAPTYATQAKPAQIWK from the exons ATGAAGTTTCTTCTTCTG GCGAGCTGCTTGCTGGTTACGGGCTTATTAACGGTCGAGGCCGTGGCCGGCGTCGAGGAGGCGGCCGGGGAGAAGCCGGAGATCACAAAGCTGGAGCTGGTGGATCTcggcgagggagaaagcgaTATCGATGCGAAAGACACGGAAGTACAAAGGAAGAGGGACTCGGGTTATTCGTATAAGAGGCCGGGGGGCGGCTTCGCGGCGGCCACAAGAGCGCGCTTCCAAGTCGGACAATCCGGGCACAGAGGGCGCATCGTGAACAGACATCCCGCCCAAATAAACAGACCGGTTATGAAGTATGGGCCGCCCGGCTATCCGAGCCAAGCCGGGCCGAGGCCGTCTCCTCAGAATCAACAGCACCGAGATAAATTACAATTCCCCGGTCATTTCGGGCAGCAACATTCGGGCAACTTCGACAATCGGCCGGGCGGCTTGCAGGAGCAGGGCGTGCCGAGTCCAATTAGGCAGGTCGACTTCGTGGAGCCGAGTCCGATAGCCAGTCAGAACAACGAACCCTTCGCGTCGCACGCGGCGAACTACCTGCCGCCCCAGAACCAGAAGCTACCCGGCTACGCGCAGCAACAACCCTTCTCCCCGATACAAAGTCCCGCGAACAACGGCCCGGAACAGTTGGTCAATTTCCAAAGTCAGAGCCTGGTGCAGCCGCAGCCGGAGTTCTCGGACGCGACCGTTTTCTTGACGCAGAACGCGCAAGCGATACAACAATTGTACGGGGCGCCAGCGAACGAGCAAGACTTCGCCCCAAACGATGCCCCGTTCCCAGGGCAGACGAACCAAGTGCCGTCCCCGCTCGGCCAGTTCGAAAATTTCGAGAGCAGCTCCCAGAACCCCCTGGGCTTCCCCGGCTCCCTGCCGTCTTACGCATCCGGCACCCTGAGCGCCCAGGAAACCCTGGAGCAGATTCAGTCGCTCGAAAAGGACCGGCTGATCATCCAGCTGCAACGGGCGCTCGCCAGCCAGACTCAGGTCCAAAACGCGGACGCAGCCGGAAGGTACGCTCAAAATCAGCCGGGCTTCGTTCAGAGTCAAGATCTTCTGGCTTCCCTCGGACAGCGAATGAAGATTCACGGTTTGAACGCTCATCCGGGTACCGTAACGGTCGGCTCCGGAAATACCGCTTTCAATCAATCACCTTTTTTGCCAGGGACAACGGTCGGTCCGGTGTTACCGCTTAACTACGGAGTATCGAGCACAACAACCCGGCCGCCCCCGACCTCCGTTACGACATCAACGACAAGCACGCAGCCTCCTCAGGCTACCAAAGGGGACGGGACCACACCGCTCGGCTCCGTCGAGCCAGCGACCACCTTGTCACCCACCGCAGCAGTTCCAGTTTACGCCGGCTTCGTACCGACCCTGATCTCCGGCACGAGTTTCGTGTCGAACGTGCCGACCTACGGGCCCGGCTTCTTCGCGCCCGGCGCCGTCGGCGTCGTCCAGCCGTCCGGCTCCTCGCCCACGCATTTCGGGCTGCCGATCCCGACGAACCCCAGGCCGGTCCTAGGGAGCGTACCCTCAACAGTGACCTCATCTTCTCCGTCGACTCCGTCGAGTTCTTCGACGCCTTCCACGAGCCGTCCCAGCGTCCCATCGTCCCCGCCGGTCAACCCGGCGCCTCTTCCCGTGCATCCTATCGCCGCGCCGTTGCATCCTGTCGTGACACAGCTCCATCCGGTGGCCTCTTTGCAGCCGATCCTGCCCGCCGTGCCGGCCCAAGCGCATCATCCCGTGCAGTCGCCGTCGGCGGCGCATCCGACGTACGGCGTCCAGTCACCGGTGATCAATCCGTTCCTGTACAAGCCCGTCAAACCCGTCTACCCGCTCTATTATTACCCGAACGTGGCGTACCAGCTGCAGAAGCCCGCCGCGCTGCCGACTTACCCGTGGAGCTACGCGCCGACCTACGCCACGCAAGCGAAACCGGCCCAAATATGGAAGTGA
- the LOC143259977 gene encoding uncharacterized protein LOC143259977 codes for MKCIAAFVLLAIFAVAFAEEKPAEPKKLEPVVADAAPDASRDKRGVLLNYAAAPIAYSAYSAPLTYSSAYSLPYAYRAYPPYYPSYYNSYIYG; via the exons ATGAAGTGCATCGCT GCATTCGTCCTTTTGGCTATCTTCGCCGTTGCTTTCGCCGAGGAGAAACCAGCTGAACCCAAAAAACTCGAGCCCGTGGTGGCGGACGCCGCTCCGgatgcgtccagagacaagagAGGCGTGCTGTTGAACTACGCTGCTGCACCGATCGCATACTCTGCCTATTCTGCGCCGCTCACCTACAGTTCTGCGTACAGCCTCCCGTACGCCTACCGTGCCTACCCCCCTTACTACCCGTCGTACTACAACTCCTACATCTACGGTTAA
- the LOC117227778 gene encoding tRNA N(3)-cytidine methyltransferase METTL6 gives MAESTDPNGEYVDHVAKHLTEEETEKMRKQNSRLVTEFRADQFEKYAKKHWDLFYKRNETRFFKDRHWTTREFSELLGLGSLEDPKVILEIGCGVGNFVYPLIEDGLNFKQIFACDLSPRAVEFMKAHALYDPDKMKIFEADVTTEDCFADVNLPVNAATLIFVLSAIHPEKFRRVIENVYRVLDDKGVVLLRDYGRYDMAQLRFKPGQKISENFYVRHDGTRSYYFTIEEVVDLFESIGFKTLTCDYVKRRTVNVKENIDVERIFVQGKFEKSR, from the exons ATGGCTGAATCGACAGACCCTAATGGTGAGTACGTCGACCACGTGGCGAAGCATCTCACCgaggaggagacagagaaaatgCGGAAACAGAATTCGCGTTTGGTCACCGAATTTCGAGCCGATCAATTTGAGAAATACGCCAAGAAGCATTGGGACCTGTTCTACAAGAGAAACGAAACGAGATTCTTCAAGGACAGACACTGGACCACCAGAGAATTCAGCGAGCTTCTGGGCTTAGGGTCGTTGGAGGATCCGAAGGTCATTCTCGAGATTGGCTGCGGCGTTGGAAATTTCGTGTATCCCTTGATCGAAGACGGACTgaattttaaacaaatatttgCCTGCGATTTGTCTCCCAGAGCGGTGGAATTCATgaag GCGCACGCATTGTACGATCCAGACAAGATGAAGATCTTCGAGGCCGATGTTACCACAGAGGATTGTTTCGCAGACGTGAACCTCCCTGTGAATGCGGCGACTTTGATATTCGTTTTGTCAGCCATTCATCCCGAGAAATTTCGGAG AGTTATTGAGAATGTGTATAGAGTTCTTGATGATAAAGGAGTTGTACTTTTGAGGGATTATGGTCGATATGATATGGCTCAGTTGAGGTTCAAGCCAGGACAGAAGATCAGTGAAAATTTTTATGTAAGACACGACGGAACTAG GAGTTACTATTTCACGATAGAGGAAGTAGTGGATTTGTTTGAATCAATTGGTTTCAAAACTTTAACATGTGATTATGTGAAGAGGCGTACTGTAAATGTGAAAGAAAATATAGATGTGGAAAGGATTTTCGTGCAAGGGAAATTTGAGAAGTCTCGATGA